One window of Mauremys mutica isolate MM-2020 ecotype Southern chromosome 20, ASM2049712v1, whole genome shotgun sequence genomic DNA carries:
- the HDAC7 gene encoding histone deacetylase 7 isoform X6 has product MDLRIGQRFVKPGSDTALLALKQTQQLQHQLFLASLHQQQVEQFTHQHMRVNMDSPQREAEAGQQEQELRLLLNKDKSKRSAVASTVVKQKLAEVILKKQQAALERTSNPSGPPMPYRSLEPLDTEGPAPPVLSPFLPQVPSSSIDPPEHFPLRKTASEPNLKVRYKPKKSVDRRKNPLTRKESAPPSLKRRPAEAIDSSPSSSSTPVSGCSSPNDSLPAEHGVPPSGPSMAHEAPLAQRLMMQESSLAQFALQSTASLPAISLGLPATASARGDADHRSLSGLAHRVPVLNGPVLSGTHSSMFIPAGLEQHEPGGPLSPRLQPVIILESSVTHAPLVAMPGLGTVPFHFAHSLIPTDRLSLAGHHKPLGRTRSEPLPPNPKAIQQQLAYQQHHAQFLERLKQQTHLGKLMTKSSEKPRLQQIPSLEDMEAKGGLPEGVSERSDQPRGRVELTRPGVSTKEPERSPKLMQPQEELVLQQQAYLWEHHQRLQHSLLKRQPPTDSLMVATTHGGHRPLSRAQSSPATATIALPAQDAPAKALSLPVQEPPAKPHFTTGLVYDSVMLKHQCSCGDNSNHPEHAGRIQSIWSRLQERGLRSQCECLRGRKATLEELQSVHTERHVFLYGTNPLNRLKLDNGKLAGILSQRMFVMLPCGGVGVDSDTIWNELHSSNAARWAAGSVTDLAFKVATRELKNGFAVVRPPGHHADPSTAMGFCFFNSVAIAAKQLQQKGKLSKILIVDWDVHHGNGTQQVFYKDPDILYISLHRHDDGNFFPGSGAADEVGTGAGEGFTVNVAWTGGLDPPMGDPEYLAAFRTVVMPIAHEFSPDVVLVSAGFDAADGHPPPLGGYKVSAKCFGYMTRQLMSLAGGAIVLALEGGHDLTAICDASEACVSALLGNELDPLPEESMRQKPNPNAVRSLEAVIRVQSKYWGAVQHFASKVSCSFLEAQHHDPEEVETVTALASLSVAVMVEKRPQDEPMEEEEPMNQ; this is encoded by the exons GTGCTGTGGCGAGCACGGTGGTGAAACAGAAGCTGGCCGAGGTCATCCTGAAGAAACAACAGGCAGCTTTGGAAAGGACCAGCAACCCCAGTGGCCCCCCCATGCCCTACAG ATCGCTGGAGCCCCTGGATACtgaaggccctgcccctcctgtgcTCAGCCCCTTCCTGCCACAAGTCCCCAGCAGTTCCATAGACCCTCCGGAGCACTTTCCTCTGCGAAAAACAG CATCTGAGCCCAACCTGAAGGTGCGGTACAAGCCCAAGAAGTCGGTGGACCGGCGTAAGAACCCACTGACCCGCAAGGAGAGTGCACCCCCTTCCCTGAAGAGGAGGCCAGCAGAGGCCATTG ACTCATCCCCCAGCAGTAGTAGCACCCCTGTgtctggctgcagctcccccaACGACAGCCTCCCAGCGGAACATGGAGTCCCCCCATCCGGGCCCAGCATGGCCCACGAG GCGCCACTCGCCCAGCGCCTGATGATGCAGGAGAGCTCGCTGGCCCAGTTTGCCCTGCAGAGCACGGCCTCCCTTCCGGCCATCTCGCTGGGACTGCCAGCTACTGCCAGTGCCAGG GGCGATGCAGACCACCGCTCCCTCTCTGGCTTGGCACACCGGGTGCCAGTGCTGAACGGGCCCGTCCTCTCGGGCACCCACTCATCCATGTTCATACCAGCTGGCTTGGAGCAGCATGAGCCCGGAGGGCCTCTGTCCCCTCGGCTTCAGCCTGTCATTATTCTTGAGTCCTCGGTCACCCACGCGCCACTTGTGGCAA TGCCAGGCCTGGGGACGGTCCCGTTCCACTTTGCCCACTCACTCATCCCCACCGACCGGCTGTCGCTGGCAGGCCACCACAAACCGCTGGGGCGGACCCGctctgagcccctgccccccaaccccaaggccatccagcagcagctggcaTACCAGCAGCACCATGCTCAATTCCTGGAGAGACTCAAGCAGCAGACACACTTGGGCAAG CTAATGACCAAGTCCAGTGAGAAGCCTCGTCTGCAGCAGATCCCCTCCTTGGAGGACATGGAGGCCAAGGGGGGGCTCCCGGAGGGAGTGAGCGAGCGCAGTGACCAGCCTAGGGGCCGAGTGGAGCTCACGCGGCCAGGGGTCAGCACAAAGGAGCCTGAGCGGAGCCCGAAGCTGATGCAGCCACAGGAGGAGCTCGTCTTGCAACAG CAGGCCTACCTGTGGGAGCATCACCAGCGCCTGCAGCACTCGCTCCTCAAGCGGCAGCCACCAACCGACTCCCTGATGGTCGCTACCACACACGGAGGGCACCGGCCTCTCTCCAGGGCCCAGTCATCTCCTGCCACTGCTACCATTGCCCTTCCTGCCCAGGACGCACCCGCCAAGGCACTCTCCCTGCCAGTGCAAGAGCCACCAGCCAAACCGCACTTCACAACAG GGCTCGTGTATGACTCTGTGATGCTCAAACACCAGTGCTCCTGCGGGGACAACAGCAACCATCCCGAGCATGCTGGGAGAATTCAGAGCATCTGGTCCCGCCTGCAGGAGCGGGGTCTGCGCAGCCAGTGCGAG TGTCTGCGGGGGCGCAAGGCAACCCTGGAGGAGCTGCAGTCAGTGCACACTGAGCGCCACGTCTTCCTCTACGGCACCAACCCCCTCAATCGCCTCAAACTGGACAACGGGAAACTGGCAG GGATCCTGTCGCAGAGGATGTTCGTCATGCTGccctgtgggggggtgggg GTGGATAGCGACACTATCTGGAACGAGTTGCACTCGTCCAACGCCGCCCGCTGGGCCGCTGGTAGCGTCACTGACCTGGCCTTCAAGGTGGCCACAAGGGAGCTCAAG AATGGTTTTGCTGTGGTGCGACCCCCAGGACACCATGCGGACCCTTCCACAGCCAT GGgtttctgctttttcaactcaGTGGCAATCGCTGCTAAGCAACTGCAGCAGAAAGGGAAGCTCAGCAAGATCCTCATTGTGGACTGG gatGTTCACCATGGCAACGGCACCCAGCAAGTGTTCTACAAAGACCCAGACATTCTCTACATTTCGTTACATCGCCATGACGATGGCAACTTCTTCCCCGGCAGTGGGGCAGCCGACGAG GTTGGCACTGGCGCTGGCGAGGGATTTACTGTCAATGTGGCTTGGACTGGTGGGCTCGACCCACCCATGGGGGATCCGGAGTACTTAGCAGCTTTCAG AACTGTCGTGATGCCGATCGCCCACGAGTTCTCCCCGGATGTGGTGCTGGTGTCTGCAGGATTCGACGCAGCCGATGGCCACCCGCCACCGCTGGGAGGCTACAAAGTCTCTGCCAAAT GCTTCGGCTACATGACCCGACAGCTGATGAGTCTGGCAGGAGGAGCCATCGTCCTCGCCCTGGAAGGGGGCCATGACCTCACGGCCATCTGCGATGCCTCGGAGGCCTGCGTGTCCGCCCTGCTGGGCAATGAG CTGGATCCCCTCCCAGAGGAGAGCATGAGGCAGAAGCCGAACCCCAATGCCGTGCGCTCCTTGGAAGCAGTGATCCGGGTCCAGA GTAAATACTGGGGCGCTGTGCAGCACTTTGCCTCCAAGGTGAGCTGCTCATTCCTGGAGGCGCAGCACCATGACCCAGAGGAGGTGGAGACGGTGACAGCCTTGGCCTCCTTGTCGGTGGCAGTGATGGTGGAGAAAAG GCCACAGGATGAGCCGATGGAGGAAGAGGAGCCCATGAATCAGTGA